From a single Vibrio chagasii genomic region:
- a CDS encoding aldehyde dehydrogenase family protein: MTQLQNVQAENALYIGGEWQAGVSTVANINPSDISENIGNFAQASAEQVQQAISAAKYAQPEWEKTPIERKQAVLQAIGDELIARCGELGTLLSREEGKPFAEGRGEIYRAGQFFQYFAAEVLRQIGDNADSVRPGVSVEVTREAVGVIGIISPWNFPTATAAWKIAPALAFGNSVIWKPANLTPASAVALTEIIHRQGIPAGTFNLVLGSGSTVGDALINSKEVNGVSFTGSVDTGRKVAAATAPNFVRCQLEMGSKNALVIADDADIQTAVEATIAGSFSGAGQKCTASSRLVVMDSVHDQYVEALIKRMGELKVGHALEEGVFMGPVVDGNQLEANLGWVEKARQSGGELAFGGERLSMQHEGFYMSPTLFLNTKNDWEVNQEEVFAPMASVIRVADLDEAIATTNDTRFGLTGGIITQSLRTSALFKQQAQTGCVMVNLPTAGTDYHVPFGGRKESSFGPREQGQYAKEFYTVVKTAYQRPY, encoded by the coding sequence ATGACTCAATTACAGAATGTTCAAGCAGAAAACGCACTTTATATTGGCGGCGAATGGCAAGCGGGTGTAAGCACCGTTGCGAACATTAACCCATCAGACATTTCTGAAAACATTGGTAACTTTGCACAAGCAAGTGCAGAGCAAGTTCAACAAGCGATTTCAGCGGCAAAATACGCTCAACCAGAGTGGGAAAAAACACCGATTGAACGCAAGCAAGCCGTGCTTCAAGCCATTGGTGATGAGCTGATTGCCCGTTGTGGTGAGTTGGGTACTTTGCTTTCTCGTGAAGAAGGTAAGCCTTTTGCTGAAGGTCGTGGTGAGATTTACCGTGCAGGTCAGTTCTTCCAATACTTTGCGGCTGAAGTGCTACGCCAAATTGGTGACAACGCAGACTCAGTACGACCTGGCGTTTCTGTTGAAGTGACTCGTGAGGCGGTAGGCGTAATCGGCATTATCTCACCTTGGAACTTCCCGACTGCAACTGCTGCTTGGAAGATTGCTCCAGCGCTTGCCTTCGGTAACAGCGTTATCTGGAAGCCAGCCAACCTAACACCAGCAAGTGCCGTTGCGCTTACTGAGATCATCCACCGCCAAGGTATCCCAGCAGGTACGTTCAACCTTGTTCTTGGTAGCGGTTCAACGGTTGGTGATGCGCTGATCAACTCTAAAGAAGTGAACGGTGTCAGCTTTACTGGTTCTGTTGATACAGGTCGTAAAGTAGCAGCAGCTACCGCGCCAAATTTCGTTCGTTGCCAATTGGAAATGGGTAGTAAGAACGCGCTGGTTATTGCTGATGATGCAGACATTCAAACCGCAGTTGAAGCGACCATTGCAGGTTCTTTCTCTGGTGCAGGTCAAAAATGTACAGCGTCTTCTCGTCTCGTGGTTATGGATAGCGTTCACGACCAATACGTTGAAGCACTGATTAAACGTATGGGCGAGCTGAAAGTGGGTCACGCATTAGAAGAGGGCGTGTTCATGGGCCCTGTTGTTGATGGCAACCAGCTTGAAGCGAACCTAGGTTGGGTTGAGAAAGCGCGTCAAAGCGGTGGTGAGCTGGCATTTGGTGGTGAACGCTTGAGCATGCAACACGAAGGTTTCTACATGTCTCCAACGTTGTTCTTGAACACTAAGAACGATTGGGAAGTGAACCAAGAAGAAGTATTTGCACCGATGGCAAGCGTGATTCGAGTAGCTGACTTAGATGAAGCGATTGCAACCACTAACGACACTCGCTTTGGCCTAACAGGCGGCATCATCACTCAAAGCCTACGTACTAGCGCACTGTTCAAGCAACAAGCACAAACAGGCTGTGTGATGGTCAACCTACCAACTGCAGGTACCGATTACCACGTACCGTTTGGCGGCCGCAAAGAGTCTAGCTTCGGTCCTCGTGAGCAAGGTCAATACGCGAAAGAGTTCTACACAGTAGTTAAGACGGCTTACCAGCGTCCTTACTAA
- a CDS encoding RidA family protein: protein MNAQTKKHPVKTALFASKAPLEWAIVNNGTLYTAQIPIDETGAVVEGGIEAQTRQTFNNLVHTLECAGESMDSVLQVLIYVTDREYLKTVNSVYGEYFNAPYPNRAAVVVAGLAREEMLVEFVVYASASQPE from the coding sequence GTGAACGCACAAACTAAAAAACACCCAGTAAAAACCGCTCTTTTTGCTTCAAAAGCACCACTAGAGTGGGCAATCGTTAATAACGGCACTCTATACACGGCTCAGATTCCAATTGATGAAACGGGCGCAGTCGTAGAAGGCGGTATTGAAGCGCAAACGCGTCAGACTTTTAACAACCTTGTTCATACCTTGGAGTGTGCAGGCGAATCGATGGATTCTGTGCTGCAGGTTCTGATCTACGTGACTGACCGTGAGTACCTGAAAACGGTAAACAGCGTATACGGAGAATACTTCAACGCACCTTATCCAAACCGTGCAGCAGTCGTTGTTGCAGGGCTAGCTAGAGAAGAGATGTTGGTTGAGTTCGTGGTTTATGCATCGGCGTCTCAACCTGAATAA
- a CDS encoding alpha/beta hydrolase, which translates to MQAKFIDGTTLYRQHYFELPLDYQAKDGQQIQVFAREVVDLAKDSQELPWLIYFQGGPGFPSPRVSGESGWMKRALQNYRVLLLDQRGTGNSTVISHETLAHLSPEQQAEYLTHFRADNIVRDAEAIREKFGVKQWSTIGQSFGGFCTLSYLSLFPQSLQRCYVTGGIPSIEREADDVYRATYKRVEDKNRAFFAQFPQAQAMCREISDYLVNNEVKLPNGQLFTVEQFQLIGINLGAGEANLPMYFTLESAFVEANGKKQLSYSFLNQMQQEQGYLTNPIYAILHESIYCQGTASNWSAHRVREQYPHFNYQSGGEFWFTGEMVYPWMFDQLETLKPLREAANILAEKSDWGTLYNAEQLSKNTVPMACAVYADDMYVELDYSRETLANIPNSKTWITNEYEHNGLRADGERIVDKLMTMVEALENLPK; encoded by the coding sequence GTGCAAGCTAAGTTTATAGATGGAACCACCCTGTATCGTCAGCACTATTTTGAACTACCACTCGATTATCAAGCGAAAGATGGACAGCAGATTCAAGTCTTTGCTCGTGAAGTTGTCGATCTAGCTAAAGACAGCCAAGAGCTCCCATGGCTTATCTACTTTCAGGGTGGCCCAGGCTTTCCTTCACCACGTGTGAGTGGGGAATCCGGTTGGATGAAACGCGCGTTACAAAACTACCGCGTTCTGCTTCTTGATCAGCGCGGCACAGGTAATAGCACGGTAATTAGCCATGAAACTTTGGCGCATCTGTCTCCAGAGCAACAAGCTGAATATCTAACGCATTTCAGAGCTGACAACATTGTTCGTGATGCGGAAGCGATTCGTGAAAAATTTGGTGTTAAGCAGTGGTCGACAATTGGCCAGAGCTTTGGTGGCTTTTGTACTCTAAGCTACTTATCGCTATTCCCACAAAGCTTGCAACGCTGCTATGTAACTGGCGGTATCCCGTCGATTGAACGTGAAGCTGACGATGTCTACCGCGCGACCTATAAGCGTGTTGAAGATAAGAACAGAGCCTTCTTTGCTCAATTCCCACAAGCACAAGCCATGTGCCGTGAGATCTCTGATTATCTGGTTAACAATGAAGTGAAGCTACCAAACGGTCAGCTATTTACGGTTGAACAGTTCCAATTGATTGGCATTAACCTTGGTGCTGGCGAAGCAAACCTTCCTATGTACTTCACATTAGAGAGTGCGTTTGTTGAAGCTAATGGTAAAAAGCAGCTGAGCTACAGCTTCCTAAATCAAATGCAACAAGAGCAGGGTTACCTAACCAATCCAATCTATGCCATTTTGCATGAATCGATCTATTGCCAAGGGACAGCATCAAATTGGTCGGCTCATCGAGTTCGCGAGCAGTATCCTCACTTTAACTATCAATCGGGTGGGGAATTTTGGTTTACTGGCGAGATGGTCTACCCATGGATGTTTGATCAACTAGAAACACTGAAGCCACTGCGTGAAGCGGCGAATATCTTAGCTGAGAAATCGGATTGGGGCACTTTGTACAACGCAGAGCAGCTTAGCAAGAATACCGTGCCTATGGCGTGTGCTGTTTATGCCGACGACATGTACGTTGAACTGGATTACAGCCGTGAAACACTGGCGAACATTCCAAATTCAAAAACGTGGATCACTAACGAGTATGAGCACAACGGCTTACGAGCAGACGGTGAAAGAATCGTAGATAAGCTGATGACCATGGTTGAAGCGTTAGAGAATCTGCCAAAGTAA
- a CDS encoding BCCT family transporter — protein MSDLTNSVKSPSLNAGQAHTTRNAKNNTNQSESTSDKLGLSNPALWYSGGFIALFVTLALFDGELLSSLVNTGFAWSVKVFGPYWQMLLLLTFLIGLGLAAGRTGKVILGGIAKPEMDGFRWMAIIFCTLLAGGGVFWAAAEPIAHYVSPPPLYGAQENAQQGAVNALSQSFMHWGFLAWAIVGSLTSIVVMHLHYDKGLPLKPRILLYPVLGERALKGHTGALIDACCIVAVAAGTIGPIGFLGLQVSYALNALFEIPDGFTTQLIIILFAIVLYTMSALSGLNRGMQMLSRYNVILAMALMVYILIFGPTNFIFNGYIQGVGSMIDNFIPMATYRGDEGWLSWWTVFFWGWFLGYGPMMAIFIARISRGRSIRQLVSTISLVAPFVTCFWFTIVGGSGLAFEIADPGSVSKAFEGFNLPGALLAVTQQLPMPMLISILFLILTTIFIVTTGDSMTYTISVVISGETEPNAIIRTFWGVMMGVTALILISLGSGGISALQSFIVITAVPVSLILLPSLWNAPQIAIKMAKEQGL, from the coding sequence ATGTCTGATTTAACCAATAGCGTGAAATCTCCAAGCTTAAATGCGGGTCAAGCACACACAACACGTAATGCAAAAAACAACACAAACCAGTCTGAATCTACGTCAGACAAATTAGGGTTATCCAACCCAGCACTTTGGTACAGCGGCGGCTTTATCGCTCTGTTCGTGACACTTGCTTTATTTGACGGCGAGCTACTATCAAGCCTAGTAAACACAGGCTTTGCGTGGTCGGTAAAAGTATTCGGTCCTTACTGGCAAATGCTTCTTCTTCTGACCTTTCTTATTGGTCTTGGCCTAGCGGCAGGGCGAACAGGTAAGGTTATCCTTGGCGGCATCGCGAAACCTGAAATGGACGGCTTCCGTTGGATGGCGATCATCTTCTGTACGTTACTTGCAGGTGGCGGTGTATTTTGGGCTGCAGCAGAGCCGATTGCTCACTACGTTAGTCCACCACCATTGTACGGTGCGCAAGAGAACGCACAGCAAGGTGCGGTGAACGCTTTATCACAATCTTTCATGCACTGGGGGTTCCTAGCATGGGCAATCGTAGGCAGCTTAACGTCTATTGTGGTTATGCACCTTCACTACGACAAAGGCTTACCGCTTAAACCTCGTATTTTACTTTACCCGGTATTGGGCGAGCGTGCACTGAAAGGTCACACCGGTGCTCTGATTGATGCATGTTGTATTGTCGCGGTAGCGGCGGGCACCATTGGTCCAATCGGGTTCTTGGGCTTACAAGTTAGCTATGCACTGAACGCACTGTTTGAGATTCCAGATGGCTTCACAACGCAGCTTATCATCATCTTGTTCGCTATCGTTCTATACACAATGTCGGCACTCAGCGGTCTAAACCGTGGAATGCAAATGCTAAGCCGATACAACGTGATTCTGGCGATGGCATTGATGGTTTACATCCTGATCTTTGGCCCTACAAACTTTATCTTTAACGGCTACATTCAAGGTGTAGGCAGCATGATCGATAACTTCATCCCAATGGCAACATACCGTGGTGATGAGGGGTGGTTGAGCTGGTGGACCGTGTTCTTCTGGGGTTGGTTCTTAGGTTACGGCCCAATGATGGCAATCTTCATCGCACGTATCTCTCGCGGTCGTAGTATTCGCCAATTGGTTTCAACCATCAGCTTAGTAGCTCCGTTTGTTACTTGTTTCTGGTTCACGATTGTTGGTGGCTCAGGTCTTGCGTTCGAAATCGCAGATCCAGGCAGCGTAAGTAAAGCGTTCGAAGGCTTTAACTTACCAGGTGCTCTGCTAGCGGTAACTCAGCAGCTTCCAATGCCGATGCTTATCTCTATCTTGTTCCTGATCTTAACCACGATTTTCATCGTAACGACTGGCGACTCAATGACTTACACCATCAGTGTTGTAATCAGTGGTGAGACAGAACCGAATGCAATCATCCGTACTTTCTGGGGCGTGATGATGGGCGTAACAGCGTTGATTCTGATTTCGCTAGGCTCTGGTGGTATTTCAGCGCTGCAATCGTTCATCGTAATTACAGCGGTTCCGGTGTCCTTAATCTTACTGCCATCGCTTTGGAATGCGCCTCAAATCGCAATCAAGATGGCGAAAGAGCAGGGTCTATAA
- a CDS encoding c-type cytochrome produces MSTFWNLWAALLTIIFFVLMVSVVVKYWRSNHKADEDHTVGTFDGIEEKDAPPPKLLFVSYAVAFSLSAGYLVLYPGIGEWEGLVDWQQSDDKLSSPTTTLNEQFAQTSETTLAGLAEVPEIVSSGQILFQTHCAACHRDNAQGQKHFPNLIDQEWLYGGSDEAIIHSIAKGRNGAMPGWSEIMRPDEVAKVSYYLASLNQRHTDVPEVKVELGKTLFTKYCSSCHADGSVANPQIGVPDLSDDIWLHGGSIEEIQHTINYGLNNLMPAFHSQLTENEILALGAYIRYAGEAEQQRIANLDAQSVERGEYLAYAGDCVACHSAEGGEPFAGGLPFVTPFGTVYSTNITPHNTEGIGTYDFEDFRAALVAGKGKNGYLYPAMPYTSYQYLTDQDMVDLWEYMQSITAVPRRNDDNSMMFPSNIRLGLLGWNIVFMDTDPVDYQVPEELKDKVDDVEKWQQGKYWVAGLGHCSECHTPRNIAQALIPERIFQGNLIDGWNAPDITANELYIDGWDEKTLTDFLHTGHSDKGTAFAGMADVVKNSLSLMTREDIESMSYYLLSGDTNNTISSDAVPLEPKGFDEESYAAEIYTTYRQTCGACHGDDGKGRDPIAPTLLNNGIIMHSDPFNTIAVTVRGLQPTYLDKDRNFMPMASFEDVLSDQRLAELITFVRLHLGDRDEPVTAEHVREVRETLEAAGYAGGLHTTPDMYDRRDNTINIR; encoded by the coding sequence ATGAGCACATTTTGGAACTTATGGGCGGCACTTTTAACCATAATATTCTTTGTTCTAATGGTATCCGTTGTCGTTAAATACTGGCGTAGTAATCACAAGGCCGACGAGGACCACACCGTTGGCACCTTTGACGGCATTGAAGAGAAAGACGCACCGCCGCCTAAATTACTGTTTGTCAGTTATGCTGTCGCTTTCTCTCTCTCCGCAGGCTACCTCGTGTTATACCCCGGGATTGGTGAATGGGAAGGCTTAGTCGATTGGCAGCAAAGTGACGATAAACTCAGTTCGCCTACCACGACCCTCAATGAGCAGTTTGCACAAACAAGTGAAACCACTTTGGCTGGGTTAGCAGAGGTGCCTGAGATCGTAAGCAGCGGTCAGATCTTATTCCAAACCCATTGTGCCGCTTGTCACCGAGATAACGCTCAAGGGCAAAAACACTTCCCTAACTTGATCGACCAAGAGTGGTTGTATGGTGGCAGTGATGAAGCCATTATTCACTCGATTGCCAAAGGGCGAAACGGTGCCATGCCGGGTTGGAGTGAAATCATGCGTCCAGATGAAGTGGCAAAAGTCTCCTACTACTTAGCGTCACTGAATCAACGCCACACTGATGTACCTGAGGTCAAAGTCGAACTAGGCAAAACCTTGTTCACTAAATACTGCTCTTCTTGTCATGCCGACGGCTCCGTTGCCAACCCTCAAATAGGAGTACCAGACCTGTCCGACGACATATGGCTCCACGGAGGCAGCATTGAAGAGATTCAACATACGATCAACTATGGCTTGAACAACCTGATGCCAGCGTTTCATAGCCAGCTAACCGAAAACGAGATACTCGCTCTGGGTGCCTATATCCGATATGCAGGAGAAGCTGAACAGCAGAGAATTGCAAACTTGGATGCTCAATCTGTTGAGCGAGGAGAATATCTTGCTTATGCCGGTGACTGTGTCGCTTGTCATAGTGCAGAGGGAGGCGAACCCTTTGCTGGTGGTCTGCCGTTTGTAACCCCTTTCGGCACTGTTTACTCAACCAACATAACGCCTCATAACACGGAAGGCATTGGAACCTATGATTTCGAAGATTTCAGAGCTGCATTGGTTGCGGGTAAAGGCAAGAATGGCTACTTGTATCCAGCTATGCCCTACACTTCGTATCAATATCTGACCGACCAAGACATGGTCGATTTGTGGGAGTACATGCAATCCATTACTGCTGTACCAAGACGCAATGACGACAACAGCATGATGTTCCCGTCGAACATTCGCCTAGGTTTGCTTGGCTGGAATATCGTATTCATGGATACCGATCCCGTCGACTATCAAGTACCAGAGGAGCTCAAAGACAAGGTTGATGATGTCGAGAAGTGGCAACAAGGTAAATACTGGGTTGCAGGGCTTGGTCACTGTTCTGAGTGTCACACGCCTCGTAACATTGCCCAAGCATTGATACCGGAGCGTATTTTCCAAGGTAATTTAATCGATGGTTGGAATGCACCTGACATCACCGCAAACGAGCTGTACATCGATGGCTGGGATGAGAAAACACTCACCGACTTCCTACACACAGGTCACTCAGACAAAGGGACGGCTTTTGCTGGTATGGCTGACGTAGTTAAAAACAGCCTAAGTTTGATGACGCGCGAAGATATTGAATCAATGTCGTACTACTTACTCAGTGGTGATACCAACAACACCATAAGTAGTGACGCGGTACCGTTAGAGCCGAAAGGCTTTGATGAAGAGTCATACGCCGCCGAGATCTACACGACTTATCGCCAAACCTGTGGTGCGTGTCATGGTGACGATGGTAAAGGGCGAGACCCTATCGCTCCTACCCTGTTGAACAATGGCATCATCATGCACAGCGACCCATTCAACACCATTGCGGTAACAGTAAGGGGCTTACAGCCTACGTATCTCGATAAAGACAGAAACTTCATGCCAATGGCGAGCTTTGAAGATGTCTTATCAGATCAAAGGCTAGCTGAACTGATCACTTTCGTCCGATTGCATCTAGGTGATAGAGACGAGCCGGTCACCGCAGAGCATGTTCGAGAAGTGAGAGAAACTCTAGAAGCAGCGGGTTACGCTGGCGGCTTACATACTACGCCGGACATGTATGACCGAAGAGATAACACCATAAACATCCGGTAG
- a CDS encoding PAS factor family protein has protein sequence MDTTTLIYDTLEGLSSAKPQQHAQIRQNLYNHLDLSFEKQLALYSSVLGPASAGRLTDLDSAVMSARKIVGLENN, from the coding sequence ATGGATACAACTACACTCATCTACGATACGTTGGAAGGTCTATCGAGCGCGAAACCACAGCAACACGCTCAAATCCGCCAAAATCTATATAACCATCTAGATCTATCATTTGAGAAGCAGTTGGCTTTGTATTCATCCGTTCTTGGTCCAGCAAGTGCTGGTAGATTGACCGATTTAGACAGCGCAGTAATGTCTGCACGCAAGATTGTTGGCTTAGAAAACAACTAA
- a CDS encoding ATP synthase subunit I — MRLNGISGDILVAAKRVVLCQIVLAVGVVLYEVFFGNKVDMESSALGIVIAMLPPLFGFIYASLKVRKNPNYSLRDLMQMSRVVKITYTFLMFILAFQFFKLDNPVILYAYILTMVGYFLTPFITASTRSEYV, encoded by the coding sequence ATGAGGCTTAACGGGATAAGTGGTGACATTCTTGTTGCTGCTAAAAGAGTTGTTCTCTGCCAAATAGTATTAGCCGTCGGTGTAGTTTTATATGAAGTGTTTTTTGGTAATAAAGTAGATATGGAATCATCGGCTTTGGGCATTGTTATTGCGATGCTACCTCCGCTGTTTGGTTTTATATATGCAAGCCTAAAGGTGCGCAAGAACCCTAATTATAGTTTACGTGACTTAATGCAAATGAGTCGTGTCGTGAAAATAACTTATACGTTCTTAATGTTTATCTTGGCATTCCAGTTTTTCAAATTGGATAACCCAGTAATATTGTACGCATATATTCTCACGATGGTTGGGTACTTCTTAACACCATTTATTACTGCCTCTACAAGATCGGAGTACGTGTAG
- a CDS encoding DUF3726 domain-containing protein: MIVSHNELVAAVNKAFLGMRRTCGEADVIANMVADLQMVGLDGVRHFNNASNFIGLEDDCPVDIQLTSDNTVEVDLHKASLACHLPVVMDYAIEKMVGNKSLKIELNNCHNRWLAYSELVKLAAKGIACTARWDNGSNPKSTLYVLNRGCVAPELFLSDLPLTSDEHIHNMTIELSVQDFDIERLSDGYQTHVRSESLFKTQEEAWRDGIEVNDAEWATLKETATAILVENSQRSIQGAGELVAS; encoded by the coding sequence ATGATCGTTTCTCACAATGAATTGGTCGCGGCCGTCAACAAAGCCTTTTTAGGGATGCGCCGTACATGTGGTGAAGCCGATGTGATAGCGAACATGGTGGCTGATTTGCAAATGGTAGGCTTGGATGGTGTGCGTCATTTTAATAATGCGAGCAACTTTATCGGCCTAGAGGACGACTGCCCAGTTGATATTCAATTGACAAGCGATAACACGGTCGAAGTTGACTTACATAAGGCAAGTTTGGCGTGTCACCTTCCTGTCGTGATGGATTACGCGATTGAAAAAATGGTCGGTAATAAATCGCTTAAGATTGAGCTAAACAACTGCCATAACCGCTGGTTAGCCTACAGTGAGCTTGTAAAACTAGCAGCGAAAGGTATTGCGTGTACTGCACGTTGGGACAATGGCTCAAACCCTAAGAGCACCTTGTATGTGCTTAACCGTGGTTGCGTTGCTCCAGAGCTGTTTTTATCAGATTTGCCTCTGACATCGGACGAACATATCCATAATATGACCATCGAACTTTCCGTCCAGGATTTCGATATCGAACGCTTGTCAGATGGCTACCAAACACATGTCAGGTCTGAGTCGTTGTTTAAGACACAAGAAGAGGCGTGGCGTGATGGCATTGAGGTCAATGACGCAGAGTGGGCGACACTAAAAGAAACGGCCACTGCGATTCTGGTTGAAAATAGCCAACGTTCAATTCAAGGGGCAGGAGAGCTAGTCGCCTCATAG
- a CDS encoding cbb3-type cytochrome c oxidase subunit II has translation MMSKDFTHSLVILILTTVVVASFSLVVWVVPNIVRGDDIAKNSLAVPLTAIELAGRDIYISEGCHVCHTQMVRPLDPEIKRNGRPNQEADDIYEFPNLWGSKRTGPDLTNLARKYSDQWHVIHLINPRQVVPTSIMPSYPWLFEQTLTGDDISAKMEVLRTLGVPYTDQEIGDARLQVRGKTKGEALIRYLQSLGKDTSQEVSQ, from the coding sequence ATCATGAGTAAAGACTTTACCCACTCGTTGGTTATTCTAATTTTGACCACCGTAGTCGTCGCCTCGTTCTCACTAGTAGTTTGGGTGGTCCCAAACATCGTTCGAGGTGATGATATCGCTAAAAACAGCCTCGCTGTGCCGTTAACCGCTATCGAGCTAGCCGGTCGAGATATCTACATCAGCGAAGGCTGCCACGTCTGTCACACGCAGATGGTTCGTCCTCTTGATCCAGAAATCAAACGTAACGGACGCCCAAACCAAGAAGCAGACGATATCTACGAGTTTCCTAACTTGTGGGGTTCTAAACGTACTGGTCCTGACCTAACCAATTTAGCAAGAAAGTACTCTGACCAATGGCATGTGATACATCTAATCAACCCTCGACAAGTCGTGCCTACTTCTATCATGCCTTCTTACCCTTGGCTGTTTGAACAAACACTCACTGGGGATGATATCAGCGCGAAAATGGAGGTATTGCGTACGCTAGGTGTTCCGTATACCGACCAAGAAATTGGTGACGCAAGACTACAGGTTAGAGGAAAAACCAAAGGCGAAGCCTTAATTCGATACCTGCAAAGCCTAGGTAAAGATACGTCACAGGAGGTATCACAATGA
- a CDS encoding LysR substrate-binding domain-containing protein, which translates to MSIKLQQLKHFVLVVEEGGFRAASHRANRSQAALSTSIKELEKILGQPLFETGNKSTLTPFGEICLPKIIQFLNVYKALDNDLRAAAAGQQGRVRIASVPSVAAKLIPSVLGAFCEQYPNVEVSLIDDNAAGVEARLLSGEVDVALGNTSHLEEESIDFTPLLSDPIGVVCLKDNPIAAQSEGIEWQTLLKQPFIRNGTCTLLDPTPARMLSEQALYSVENITSLFSVLELGIGVTTLPKLAFPTNETRLVWIPLIDPPLQRQIGIFRLSDRTISPQAQAFHDLCIQYLSYEAP; encoded by the coding sequence ATGAGTATTAAGCTACAACAGTTAAAACATTTTGTTTTAGTCGTCGAAGAAGGTGGATTTCGAGCGGCTTCTCACCGAGCTAATCGCTCTCAGGCGGCACTGTCTACTTCGATAAAAGAGCTTGAGAAAATACTCGGTCAGCCACTGTTTGAAACAGGCAATAAATCTACGCTGACACCTTTCGGTGAAATATGCCTACCAAAAATTATCCAATTCTTGAATGTTTACAAAGCACTAGACAATGACTTGCGTGCAGCGGCGGCTGGGCAACAAGGAAGAGTTCGAATAGCGAGCGTGCCGTCGGTTGCAGCCAAATTGATCCCTAGCGTGTTAGGGGCCTTTTGTGAGCAATACCCAAACGTTGAGGTGAGCCTGATTGATGATAATGCGGCAGGTGTAGAAGCAAGATTACTTTCTGGAGAAGTGGATGTCGCCCTAGGCAATACTTCCCATTTAGAAGAAGAGAGTATCGACTTCACTCCACTTCTTTCCGATCCTATCGGTGTGGTCTGCTTAAAGGACAACCCAATTGCCGCTCAATCCGAGGGCATAGAATGGCAAACTTTGTTAAAACAGCCGTTCATTCGCAACGGGACTTGTACCCTACTCGATCCAACACCTGCACGTATGCTCAGCGAGCAAGCCCTGTATTCGGTAGAAAACATCACTTCTCTATTTTCTGTGTTGGAATTAGGCATTGGGGTAACCACACTGCCTAAGCTTGCTTTCCCAACCAATGAAACACGTTTGGTGTGGATTCCTTTGATCGACCCGCCTTTACAGCGTCAAATTGGGATATTCCGACTATCTGACCGTACGATCTCACCCCAAGCGCAAGCATTTCATGATTTGTGTATTCAATATCTAAGTTATGAAGCGCCATAA
- a CDS encoding dipeptidase, protein MYQQRIVIDGLQYCNWNREYFQTLKASGVTAVHATAVYHETARETLSRFAEWNLRFEQNADLIMPIHSMADVETAKATGKVGIFLGAQNCSPIDDEIGLIEVMRKQGLLIMQLTYNNQSLLATGCYEKNDTGITRFGKQAIEEMNRVGMIIDMSHSAERSTLEAIDLSSRPICISHANPTFAHDALRNKSNDVIKALTARGGLIGFSLYPFHLPNGSQCTLEDFCQMVATTADMVGVEHLGIGSDLCLNQPQAVLEWMRNGRWSKAMDYGEGSASNSGWPDALPWFCGSSGMENIYNGLMRHGFSESEAGQVLGENWFNFLKDGLEPHSQS, encoded by the coding sequence ATGTACCAGCAACGGATTGTTATAGATGGATTGCAATACTGCAATTGGAACAGAGAATATTTCCAAACACTAAAGGCGAGCGGCGTTACAGCAGTTCACGCTACCGCGGTTTACCACGAGACAGCTCGTGAAACCTTATCTCGCTTTGCAGAGTGGAACTTAAGATTCGAGCAGAATGCAGACCTTATCATGCCGATTCACTCAATGGCTGATGTTGAGACTGCAAAAGCGACCGGCAAAGTCGGTATTTTCCTAGGCGCTCAGAACTGTTCTCCAATCGACGATGAGATTGGTCTTATCGAAGTGATGCGTAAGCAGGGTCTATTGATCATGCAACTGACGTACAACAACCAGAGCTTATTAGCGACGGGTTGTTACGAGAAGAACGACACCGGTATTACTCGTTTCGGAAAACAAGCCATCGAAGAGATGAACCGAGTGGGCATGATCATCGATATGTCTCACAGTGCAGAACGCTCAACACTTGAAGCGATTGACTTGTCTTCTCGCCCTATTTGTATCAGCCACGCGAACCCGACGTTTGCTCACGATGCACTGCGCAACAAATCAAACGATGTGATTAAAGCACTCACCGCTCGTGGTGGCTTAATCGGATTCAGTTTATACCCATTCCACCTACCTAATGGTAGCCAATGTACCTTGGAAGACTTCTGCCAGATGGTTGCGACTACTGCTGACATGGTAGGCGTTGAACATCTGGGTATTGGCAGTGACCTGTGTTTAAACCAACCTCAAGCCGTTCTTGAATGGATGAGAAATGGTCGTTGGTCTAAAGCGATGGACTACGGTGAAGGCTCGGCAAGCAATTCAGGTTGGCCTGATGCCCTGCCTTGGTTCTGTGGTAGTTCAGGTATGGAAAACATATATAACGGATTGATGCGTCACGGCTTTAGCGAGTCTGAAGCTGGACAAGTCTTAGGAGAAAACTGGTTTAACTTTTTGAAAGATGGCTTAGAGCCTCACAGCCAAAGTTAA